A region of the Lycium barbarum isolate Lr01 chromosome 1, ASM1917538v2, whole genome shotgun sequence genome:
TGTCAGACTCGATTACTTGTTTATGCGAGCTATACTAGGTAGTTACTAACAGACTTAAGTATTTGTTTGTCTGAATTTCTTGTGCCGTGCATGCAATTTATTTAATCAATATATGGATATTGAAACACGATATTTGGCTCAGAGGAACTTGATGAGAAAACTACCAAGCAATAGTCTACAAGACTCAATCACTTATTTGTTCTATGCATTTACTCATTTATTTCTGTCTGTAAAGATCCGTCTCTCTGTTTTGCAGAAGAAATGGACTGGGACAAAAATGGAATGGTGAACTTCAAAGAGTTTCTTTTTGCCTTTACTCATTGGGTGGGAATTGAGGATAACGAGGATGAAGAGggagaagagtaagaatttccaCAAAACTTATATATACGATGAGCAAGAATGAAGCTTCTCAATGACCACGAACCCAAAGTTCCCTTGCCTTTTTCCAATAAACAAGTTGTAGCAGCCGGGCGTGTTGATACTTCTTACGATGATCACTCGTGTAAATGAAGTCTCTACTACCTAGTTCTAGTTTGCGAATAGTGCTAGATATGTGTTGCAGTGAAGCAGCTTTAAATTCCATTTAACCTTTTTGTATCATTAAGTTTTTTGATTGAACGTGACAGAATGCATGATATTGTAGAATTTTGAGTTATGCTTTCAGGCATTTGTGTACGTCATGCCTCGTTTGATCGTTTGTTTGTGATAAAACATTCCAATTTTGATGTCCATATATCTGATGAAgtctaagaaaaaaaaaaccgtcGCCATCTGTTTCATTTTATGTGGCTGGTGTTTAACAGAGACGAAGTCTAAGAAAAAAAAGATTTGTTACGCACCGAAAGGTAGTACCCTTAgtgctaaatataaaaaatatgtcGATGTCATTCATTTCAAGACAAACTCGAGGAAGAGTGTCATATCAACTGCAACAACGCGTAATAGAGTAGTAAAATATTGGGTTGATCTTTGTTACAACCATTCAAGAATGACATTCATTTAAGATTCTCTCTTTATtacttcatttttctttttttgttcacTTGATAACAATGACATTCTTGCCTTCTAGCTAGCCTACTAACTCAACACACTATTACAATAACTTTTTTATAATGACGGTGGTGTCCAGGCCAGCTTGCACGGACCTTGACTAATTCCACGGAACACCTGCTGCCTCCAACTAGCACAAATACGAATAACTTTGTCCACGCTATTACACTATTGATTCTTCAAACCATTGGATTCATCAGATCATCTGATGAAATGTCCCACAGAACACAATCAGAATTGAACATACTTGTTGTTGATCCATTTCTTGTTACTACTATTTCTTTTCCACTATCCTCACAATTCTCATTGCTAATTTTCTTGTTTATTTGTCGTAATTCTCCCCCTGCAGTGCATGTACTTCCACTACACAAACTCTGGTTCCATGGTGAACCCTCTTCATCATTAAGCAAATTAGCAAAATTATAGTTATTAAATCCTCCATTATCATGAAAATGACTTGAATTTACTCCTCCATTAGTGTCCCACTTCTTATCACTTTCCTTAATAGCCCTTGATAATCCATACTTAATTTTCTCAATTGTGTCATCTTTGTAATGAATATTCTCCTCATGCTTCACATGACTTGTACTTGGTGCCTTACTTGGAGTACTTTCCATATTTGCAAATTGTTGATGAAACTGAAAACCAATTCTTTTTTTGGTCAAAAGATGAAGCATTTCATCTTTGAAACAACCAAGTGCTGCTTCAGCTAAATGAGGGACTTGTGGTGGAGATAATGTTGTGGCTATTTCACTAATTAAGTGAGAAAAGGGCTTGTGAGTTACTGGATCAATTCCCATACCAGATAGTTTCTTTTTTAGCTTTGTGTTCCAATGGTTCTTGACATCATTGTCTGTTCTGCCAGGTAGTTGAGCAGCAATCACAGACCATCTGTTAAGAAATTTACACACACAACAATATTGAGTGACCAATTAATTTTAGGTTTTGACAAATATGTAGGATTCAGTTGTACTACTCATACTGGAAGGCACAAAGCTAAAATTAGAAGAAATTTGGAGACAATGGGTAATTGGAAATATAGGTCCTTGATGTATAATCAAGCAAATATCAATCAATATGATCAGTGGCGGAGGCAGAAATTCTGACAAGAAAATTCAAAATGATGTAACAGTGTTGCAACTAGTTAAGATGGGGCCTAAAGCAATTTGGAAACTATATTTGCCACTACAATTCAAGCATATTTTTGTCGGGGGGACTCAAAATTTTATAGGTacgattgttttttttttccactcgATTTGCACAGTCTGATCTTTAGACGGGGATCCAATTGGGGCCCCTCCATCAAACTTAGCTCCGCCATTGATTACACCTCATTATGATTGAAAGAAGGGTACTAATCTTGGAGCGACAATAGTTTCTCCGTGTGACCAGGAGGCCACAAGATCAAGTTGCGAAAACAATCTCTTACAGAAATGCGAGGTAAAGTTGTACACAATAGACCTAATATGGCTATGTCCTTCCCAAAACACTACACATAGCAAGAGCTTAATACACCATGCTGTAGAAAGAACTTGTTTTCTAATATGAGGCAAAAGTAATGGATTTTTAAATTTTACCTATTGCCAAGAACAGAGTGAAGTGTGACAATGGTCTGCTCTTCTGCCTCTGAAAACTGGCCATGTTTGAGATCTGGCCTAAGGTAATTTGTCCATCTCAATCTGCAACTCTTTCCACATCTCTGTAGACCTGTAAATAATAAGAGAAATAAAAATTTAAGCCTTATATCTATGTGTAATTTGCAGTATACATATATTCTTCTACCAATTATGAGCCACCAAAGATTGCGGTGAATCGTGGAGTAGTAAGTATTCTtccaatctatatataatataaagttaggcatagacaaggtgatatggcacctctctatgacctccattcttatttatcctttttctcctttttttgccttatttttcaaattttccacTAAGTTATATGTTCTAATTATCAATCTCATGTTAATACGTACACTACTTTGTTACTATTAAATTCAAATAATGAAGATTTTAATTGCAGCTTCATAATGAATAAGGAAAGGGAAAGACACCAGTTCAAAAT
Encoded here:
- the LOC132627690 gene encoding transcription factor MYB80, giving the protein MGRIPCCEKDNVKRGQWTPEEDHKLSSYIAQHGTRNWRLIPKHAGLQRCGKSCRLRWTNYLRPDLKHGQFSEAEEQTIVTLHSVLGNRWSVIAAQLPGRTDNDVKNHWNTKLKKKLSGMGIDPVTHKPFSHLISEIATTLSPPQVPHLAEAALGCFKDEMLHLLTKKRIGFQFHQQFANMESTPSKAPSTSHVKHEENIHYKDDTIEKIKYGLSRAIKESDKKWDTNGGVNSSHFHDNGGFNNYNFANLLNDEEGSPWNQSLCSGSTCTAGGELRQINKKISNENCEDSGKEIVVTRNGSTTSMFNSDCVLWDISSDDLMNPMV